In the genome of Streptomyces pactum, one region contains:
- a CDS encoding cobalt-precorrin-5B (C(1))-methyltransferase, with the protein MAEASVSGGREAQLARTGLRSGWTTGACATAATTAAYTALLGGEFPDPVTITLPKGQRPAFALAEERLEPGRAAMAAVVKDAGDDPDVTHGALVRVTVRPLPAGSGVVFRAGPGVGTVTRPGLPLPVGEPAVNPVPRRLMREHVAEVAARFGAGGDVELEISVDNGAEIARSTWNPRLGILGGLSILGTTGVVVPYSCSAWIDSIRRGVDVARAAGRRHVAGCTGSTSEKVAVAVHGLPEDALLDMGDFAGAVLKYLRRHPVDRLTIAGGFAKLSKLAAGHLDLHSSRSQVDKGFLAGLARRGGADEELAAAVAGANTGLETVQLCAARGVPLGDLVAEAARDQALGVLRGAPVTVDVICIDRAGTVVGRAEARGPR; encoded by the coding sequence GTGGCTGAGGCATCGGTGAGCGGCGGGCGCGAGGCGCAACTGGCCCGTACCGGGCTGCGGTCCGGCTGGACGACCGGGGCGTGCGCCACCGCGGCCACCACCGCGGCGTACACGGCCCTGCTGGGCGGGGAGTTCCCCGACCCGGTGACCATCACCCTGCCCAAGGGGCAGCGTCCGGCGTTCGCGCTCGCCGAGGAGCGGCTGGAGCCGGGCCGGGCCGCGATGGCCGCGGTGGTCAAGGACGCCGGGGACGACCCGGACGTGACGCACGGCGCACTGGTCCGGGTCACCGTCCGGCCGCTGCCGGCGGGCAGCGGGGTGGTCTTCCGGGCCGGCCCCGGGGTGGGCACGGTCACCCGGCCCGGCCTGCCGCTCCCGGTCGGCGAACCGGCCGTCAACCCGGTGCCGCGGCGCCTGATGCGGGAACACGTCGCCGAGGTGGCGGCCCGGTTCGGGGCCGGCGGGGACGTGGAGCTGGAGATCTCCGTGGACAACGGGGCCGAGATCGCCCGCAGCACCTGGAACCCGCGACTGGGCATCCTGGGCGGCCTGTCGATCCTGGGCACCACCGGCGTGGTGGTGCCGTACTCCTGCTCGGCCTGGATCGACAGCATCCGGCGCGGGGTGGACGTGGCGCGCGCGGCGGGCCGCCGGCATGTGGCCGGGTGCACCGGCTCCACCTCGGAGAAGGTGGCGGTCGCCGTGCACGGCCTGCCGGAGGACGCGCTGCTGGACATGGGGGACTTCGCCGGCGCGGTGCTGAAGTACCTGCGCCGCCATCCGGTGGACCGGCTCACCATCGCCGGCGGTTTCGCCAAGCTCTCCAAACTCGCCGCCGGCCACCTGGACCTGCACTCCTCCCGCTCCCAGGTGGACAAGGGCTTCCTCGCCGGGCTGGCGCGCCGCGGCGGGGCGGACGAGGAGCTGGCCGCCGCGGTGGCGGGTGCCAACACCGGCCTGGAGACGGTGCAGCTGTGCGCGGCCCGCGGCGTCCCGCTCGGCGACCTGGTGGCCGAGGCCGCCCGCGACCAGGCGCTGGGTGTGCTGCGCGGCGCCCCGGTCACGGTGGACGTGATCTGCATCGACCGGGCCGGCACCGTCGTCGGCCGGGCCGAGGCGCGCGGCCCGCGCTGA
- a CDS encoding carbohydrate binding domain-containing protein, producing the protein MRVLRTLVPALAAAALALPLAASGAAHADGSFVTSGTARADGSAGAGTAGTEMFGNTTFDNGRPDPWGGNDIDVRVENGELVARVPTGRADGEPGGVPSWDRSIRHDGLAFTAGQQYTLSFDARTSRDVAAIASVYTFQGQYIPEWDNAIVLTPETRRVELTITLHRSVSDVSVGLQLGTSGPAYDIALDNFSLTPVTEG; encoded by the coding sequence ATGAGAGTCCTCCGCACCCTGGTGCCGGCCCTCGCCGCGGCGGCCCTCGCGCTGCCGCTCGCCGCCTCCGGCGCCGCCCACGCCGACGGGTCGTTCGTCACCTCCGGCACCGCCCGCGCCGACGGGTCGGCAGGCGCCGGGACGGCCGGCACCGAGATGTTCGGCAACACCACCTTCGACAACGGCCGGCCCGACCCCTGGGGAGGCAACGACATCGACGTGCGGGTCGAAAACGGCGAGCTGGTGGCGCGGGTGCCCACCGGCCGCGCCGACGGCGAACCCGGCGGCGTGCCGTCCTGGGACCGGTCCATCCGCCACGACGGCCTGGCGTTCACCGCCGGGCAGCAGTACACGCTGTCCTTCGACGCCCGTACGTCCCGGGACGTGGCGGCCATCGCCTCCGTCTACACCTTCCAGGGGCAGTACATCCCCGAGTGGGACAACGCGATCGTCCTGACCCCGGAGACCCGGCGCGTGGAGCTGACCATCACCCTCCACCGGTCGGTCTCCGATGTGTCGGTCGGTCTCCAGCTGGGCACCTCGGGACCGGCGTACGACATCGCGCTGGACAACTTCTCGCTCACCCCCGTCACGGAGGGGTGA
- the cobM gene encoding precorrin-4 C(11)-methyltransferase — MTVYFIGAGPGAADLITLRGARTLARCPVCLYAGSLVPADLLAECPPGARLVDTAQLNLDQITEELVRAHEAGQDVARLHSGDPSVFSAVAEQMRRLEAAGVPYEVVPGVPAFAAAAAALKRELTVPTVGQTVILTRIAQQATPMPAGEDLATLGRSGALIVLHLAARYVDRVVAELLPHYGADCPAAVVAMASRPDELVLRGTLDSIAGQVKAAGVVRTAVIVVGRTLGAEQFPDSHLYSADRDRPHAPCGPAARG; from the coding sequence ATGACCGTGTACTTCATCGGCGCGGGCCCCGGCGCCGCCGATCTGATCACCCTGCGCGGCGCGCGCACCCTGGCCCGCTGCCCGGTCTGCCTGTACGCCGGCAGCCTGGTCCCGGCGGACCTGCTCGCCGAGTGCCCGCCAGGGGCACGGCTGGTGGACACCGCGCAGCTCAACCTCGACCAGATCACCGAGGAACTGGTGCGCGCCCACGAGGCCGGACAGGACGTGGCCCGCCTGCACTCCGGTGACCCGTCGGTGTTCTCCGCCGTCGCCGAGCAGATGCGGCGGCTGGAGGCGGCCGGCGTCCCCTACGAGGTGGTGCCGGGCGTGCCCGCGTTCGCCGCGGCCGCGGCGGCGCTGAAGCGGGAACTCACCGTCCCCACCGTCGGCCAGACCGTCATCCTGACCCGGATCGCCCAGCAGGCCACCCCGATGCCGGCCGGCGAGGACCTGGCCACCCTGGGCCGCAGCGGGGCGCTGATCGTGCTGCACCTCGCGGCGCGCTACGTGGACCGGGTGGTGGCCGAACTCCTGCCGCACTACGGTGCCGACTGCCCGGCCGCGGTGGTGGCGATGGCCAGCCGCCCCGACGAACTGGTGCTGCGCGGCACCCTGGACTCCATCGCCGGACAGGTGAAGGCGGCGGGCGTGGTGCGGACCGCGGTCATCGTCGTCGGCCGCACCCTGGGCGCGGAGCAGTTCCCGGACAGCCACCTGTACTCGGCCGACCGGGACCGTCCGCACGCCCCGTGCGGGCCCGCCGCACGGGGCTGA